The proteins below are encoded in one region of Rhizobium favelukesii:
- a CDS encoding ATP-grasp domain-containing protein, producing MLSADKYLQGLIANRLCPELTPIPTIHVSQSDLDAGIAEALRHLTGPCVLKPNTLGGSFLTECLDNLSEEGLRSYSERIAAYDASFLVQQRIVGTEYTSGVLINRHEVTVLPVARINNPSGFLGYDQKTQKGSYTVEFHKIENSLQTRIFSMSTKIAREFRLHTFGRLDFIVDDQQRVYFFEVNAVPGLTAGSIFPKMLAKAGFDLCHVIGLAASNEIDQRRREEVRKIETSRIRYGPR from the coding sequence ATGCTCTCCGCAGATAAGTATTTGCAGGGCTTAATCGCCAATCGACTTTGTCCCGAGCTGACCCCCATTCCGACGATCCACGTCTCCCAAAGTGATCTCGACGCTGGCATAGCCGAGGCTCTGCGGCACCTTACTGGGCCCTGTGTTCTCAAGCCGAACACGCTCGGAGGATCCTTCCTCACCGAGTGCCTCGACAATCTTTCGGAGGAGGGCCTTCGTTCCTATTCCGAACGGATCGCTGCGTATGACGCCTCATTCTTGGTCCAGCAACGAATTGTCGGAACAGAGTACACCTCCGGCGTCTTGATCAACCGCCATGAGGTTACGGTACTTCCGGTTGCGCGGATCAATAATCCCTCGGGATTTCTCGGCTATGACCAGAAGACGCAGAAGGGCAGCTACACTGTTGAGTTCCATAAGATTGAGAACAGCCTTCAGACCCGCATCTTCTCGATGTCAACGAAGATTGCTCGGGAGTTCAGGCTCCACACCTTCGGGCGCCTCGATTTCATCGTCGATGACCAGCAACGCGTCTATTTCTTCGAAGTCAATGCGGTCCCGGGTCTGACGGCAGGAAGCATCTTTCCGAAGATGCTCGCAAAAGCCGGCTTCGATCTGTGCCATGTCATTGGGCTGGCTGCCTCCAATGAGATCGACCAAAGGCGTCGCGAAGAG
- the panD gene encoding aspartate 1-decarboxylase: MRKVVAAKLHGITVTDADLNYHGSITLDPDHCDEVGIFPLEFVDIWNKASGARISTYVIYGERGSRCCVLNGAAARTCQVGDEIIVCSSAYVEKEQIAEIKPRVLTFNRDNSVRDRMFYDASLREDGAITFAIREGSPMERSLSRSEPLADDSARSA, encoded by the coding sequence ATGAGAAAAGTCGTAGCCGCCAAGCTTCATGGCATTACTGTCACTGATGCAGATCTGAACTACCACGGTTCGATTACACTGGACCCGGATCACTGCGATGAGGTGGGGATCTTTCCACTGGAATTCGTTGACATCTGGAACAAGGCGTCAGGTGCGCGTATCAGCACGTATGTCATTTATGGTGAAAGGGGTTCCCGTTGCTGTGTGCTGAATGGAGCTGCCGCTCGTACCTGCCAGGTCGGAGACGAGATCATCGTTTGCTCCTCCGCGTACGTTGAAAAGGAGCAGATCGCCGAGATCAAACCGCGAGTATTAACGTTCAATCGGGACAATTCTGTCCGCGATCGCATGTTCTACGATGCCAGCCTCCGGGAGGATGGAGCGATTACGTTCGCGATCCGCGAGGGCTCACCGATGGAAAGGTCTTTATCCCGGTCCGAGCCACTCGCTGATGACTCAGCGAGATCGGCCTAG
- a CDS encoding ABC transporter permease, which produces MEFPPSGLSLQWYRSFFSDAWYAAAWTSIQIGIAVTILSTIVGTLAAYGLSNTYPRLRTVLSMVILTPITFPVIVVGIATFLGLVQLGLIGTRAGIILAHSIGAIGYVVVIAGVILAGARTRRTGVDVELHRRRIAAICPPNRSRQLGVV; this is translated from the coding sequence TTGGAATTTCCGCCGTCGGGTCTTTCGCTGCAATGGTACCGCTCGTTTTTCAGCGATGCTTGGTACGCTGCCGCGTGGACCAGCATACAGATTGGTATCGCGGTCACTATCCTATCGACAATCGTCGGGACCCTCGCAGCCTACGGCCTCAGCAATACCTATCCGCGCCTGCGCACCGTCCTGTCGATGGTGATCCTGACACCCATCACCTTTCCAGTCATCGTCGTTGGCATTGCGACCTTTCTGGGATTGGTTCAACTGGGACTAATTGGCACGAGGGCCGGGATCATCTTGGCTCATAGCATTGGGGCCATCGGCTATGTCGTCGTGATCGCGGGCGTGATCCTGGCCGGCGCCCGGACCCGGCGGACAGGCGTTGATGTGGAACTTCATCGCCGCCGCATAGCGGCGATTTGCCCGCCGAATCGGTCTCGACAGCTTGGTGTCGTTTGA
- a CDS encoding ABC transporter permease, translating to MDLILARTYAWILILGDRGRINNLLLDLGLISSPLPLIYNRTAVYIGMVQIMLPVMVLPLITVMVGIEQSLMAAARSMGARPFTAFRRVFFPLSLPGVRSGSVLVFVLCLGFYITPAAVWGCTTQCCQPS from the coding sequence TTGGATTTGATCCTGGCGCGCACCTATGCCTGGATCCTGATTCTGGGCGACCGCGGCCGGATCAACAACCTCCTGCTTGATCTAGGGTTGATCTCAAGTCCACTGCCGCTGATCTATAATCGCACCGCAGTCTACATTGGAATGGTCCAGATAATGCTGCCTGTGATGGTCCTTCCGCTCATCACCGTCATGGTCGGCATAGAACAATCGCTGATGGCAGCAGCCCGCAGCATGGGTGCACGACCTTTCACCGCCTTCAGGCGTGTATTCTTCCCACTCAGCCTGCCGGGCGTGCGAAGTGGGTCTGTTCTGGTCTTTGTGCTTTGCCTGGGTTTCTATATCACGCCGGCCGCTGTATGGGGGTGCACGACACAATGCTGTCAACCTTCATAG
- a CDS encoding TOBE domain-containing protein has translation MVAIIRPERLRISTPGAPRSTDADQRQSVIGTVADTVYAGPLRKYHVQAGTRMLTVREHVASGQQVYSPGDQVRVDWLRSDVRFVTL, from the coding sequence ATGGTCGCCATAATCCGTCCGGAGCGGCTCCGTATCTCAACACCAGGCGCACCAAGGAGTACGGACGCGGACCAGCGCCAGTCCGTTATCGGTACGGTGGCCGACACGGTCTACGCGGGCCCGCTAAGGAAATACCATGTGCAGGCCGGAACCAGGATGCTCACTGTGCGGGAGCACGTCGCTTCGGGGCAGCAGGTGTATTCGCCTGGCGATCAGGTTCGCGTCGACTGGCTGCGGTCTGACGTCCGCTTTGTCACGCTTTAA
- a CDS encoding ABC transporter ATP-binding protein: MYGAITAVKDLALTVRQGEFLTILGPSGSGKSTALILLARFISRSEGDILIGGRSVAAVPSARPRHRVPKLRAIPAPNSPPQFGISPRGVKASERANCVDRILKRVHLKDFGGRMPSQLSGDQQQRVALALALIADPPVLLLDEPLGALDRNLREQMQGEIKSLHKEFGITTVCVTHDQEEALTLSDRVVVMRGGVIEQVDTPEALYDRRRHCSWQTF, translated from the coding sequence ATGTATGGAGCGATCACTGCCGTCAAGGACCTCGCCCTTACGGTCCGTCAGGGCGAGTTCCTGACGATCCTTGGTCCAAGCGGCTCAGGAAAGAGCACAGCGTTGATACTGCTTGCTCGGTTCATATCGCGAAGTGAAGGCGATATCCTTATCGGCGGGAGGTCGGTAGCGGCTGTGCCATCGGCGCGACCAAGGCATCGTGTTCCAAAGTTACGCGCTATTCCCGCACCTAACAGTCCGCCGCAATTTGGAATTTCCCCTCGCGGCGTAAAGGCGAGTGAGCGGGCAAATTGTGTTGATAGGATACTGAAAAGAGTCCACCTGAAAGACTTCGGCGGCCGCATGCCATCACAGCTGAGTGGTGACCAGCAACAGCGCGTAGCGCTTGCCCTAGCATTGATTGCCGATCCGCCGGTCTTGCTGCTCGACGAGCCGCTTGGCGCGCTCGATCGCAATCTTCGCGAGCAGATGCAGGGGGAGATCAAGAGTTTGCATAAGGAATTCGGAATCACCACAGTGTGCGTCACGCACGATCAAGAGGAAGCGCTCACACTATCTGATCGAGTAGTGGTTATGCGTGGCGGGGTGATTGAACAAGTTGATACACCGGAAGCACTATACGACCGCCGGCGACACTGTTCGTGGCAAACTTTTTAG